In Halobaculum sp. XH14, a single genomic region encodes these proteins:
- the fen gene encoding flap endonuclease-1, with protein sequence MGNADLRDLAAIEEVAFEDLGGVVAVDAHNWLYRYLTTTVKFTADGTYTTASGTEVANLIGIVQGLPKFFEHDLTPVFVFDGGVTDLKDDEVAKRREAREKAEERRQAAEDRGDSVEAARLEARTQRLTDTIHETSRELLRLLDVPVIEAPAEGEAQCAHMNRVGDVDYTGSEDYDVLLFGGPRTLRKLTSSGDPELMDLDATLAELDVSYEQLVDIAMLCGTDFNEGVSGIGPKTALKLVREHGDLFAVLDARDADIEHAERIREFFHHPPVTDDYDLDATVSPDVAAAREYVVDEWEVDPEEVERGFERIEEGLTQTGLDDWT encoded by the coding sequence ATGGGAAACGCAGACCTCCGTGACCTGGCCGCCATCGAGGAGGTGGCCTTCGAGGACCTGGGCGGCGTCGTCGCGGTCGACGCGCACAACTGGCTCTACCGCTATCTCACGACGACGGTGAAGTTCACCGCCGACGGGACGTACACGACGGCGTCGGGGACGGAGGTGGCGAACCTGATCGGCATCGTCCAGGGGCTGCCGAAGTTCTTCGAGCACGACCTCACTCCCGTGTTCGTCTTCGACGGCGGCGTCACGGACCTGAAGGACGACGAGGTGGCCAAGCGCCGCGAGGCGCGAGAGAAGGCCGAGGAGCGGCGGCAGGCGGCCGAGGACCGCGGCGATTCCGTCGAGGCGGCGCGCCTGGAGGCCAGGACCCAGCGGCTCACCGACACCATCCACGAGACGTCGCGCGAACTGCTCCGACTGCTCGACGTGCCGGTGATCGAAGCGCCGGCCGAGGGCGAGGCCCAGTGTGCCCACATGAACCGCGTCGGCGACGTGGACTACACCGGCAGCGAGGACTACGACGTGCTGCTGTTCGGCGGGCCGCGGACGCTCAGAAAGCTCACCTCGTCCGGCGACCCCGAACTGATGGACCTCGACGCGACCCTCGCGGAGCTGGACGTGAGCTACGAGCAGCTGGTCGACATCGCGATGCTCTGCGGGACGGACTTCAACGAGGGCGTCTCGGGCATCGGGCCGAAGACGGCGCTGAAACTCGTGAGAGAGCACGGCGACCTGTTCGCCGTTCTGGACGCCCGCGACGCCGACATCGAGCACGCCGAGCGCATCCGCGAGTTCTTCCACCACCCGCCGGTCACGGACGACTACGATCTCGACGCGACGGTGAGCCCGGACGTCGCCGCCGCCCGGGAGTACGTCGTCGACGAGTGGGAGGTCGACCCCGAGGAGGTCGAACGCGGCTTCGAGCGCATCGAGGAGGGGCTGACCCAGACCGGACTGGACGACTGGACCTGA
- a CDS encoding DUF3054 domain-containing protein: MAVADFLDRRVDAGALPLALGDVLVILAFVYAGSIRHQSVSFPPAGVGDLTALLAIAAPFLLGWVVAAPLVGAYSAGAVESAKASVPLTIRSWVPAAVIGLAVRATPWVDGGVQLVFAVVMIVVGSVCLGLWRVLAARLV; this comes from the coding sequence ATGGCAGTCGCCGACTTCCTCGACCGCCGGGTGGACGCGGGGGCGCTCCCGCTCGCACTCGGGGACGTGCTGGTAATCCTGGCGTTCGTCTACGCCGGGTCGATCCGTCACCAATCGGTCTCGTTCCCGCCCGCGGGGGTCGGGGACCTGACCGCCCTGCTCGCCATCGCCGCGCCGTTCCTGCTCGGATGGGTCGTCGCCGCGCCGCTCGTCGGCGCCTACTCGGCGGGCGCGGTCGAGTCCGCGAAGGCGTCGGTCCCGCTGACGATCCGCTCGTGGGTCCCGGCGGCCGTCATCGGCCTCGCGGTCCGGGCGACCCCGTGGGTCGACGGGGGCGTCCAACTCGTCTTCGCCGTCGTGATGATCGTCGTCGGCAGCGTCTGTCTGGGCCTCTGGCGGGTCCTCGCGGCACGACTCGTCTGA
- a CDS encoding class I SAM-dependent methyltransferase yields MLGHGDVRFFDAVAAGYDRVMPAATPEDLRAGLAFAHRPLERVLDVGGGTGRAARALGGRGIDPIVVDLSVGMLARARNAGHPVVRADAGALPIGDGTVDAVVVTDALHHFPAPELALADCVHVLAHGGVLLVREFDPTTRRGRLLAATEHLVGMDSRFFASEDLASVLETLGLRSYVVHPGFGYTVVGVKPTDAA; encoded by the coding sequence ATGCTCGGGCACGGAGACGTCAGGTTCTTCGACGCCGTCGCCGCGGGGTACGACCGCGTGATGCCGGCCGCGACGCCCGAGGACCTCCGGGCCGGACTGGCGTTCGCACACCGGCCGCTCGAGCGAGTGCTCGACGTGGGCGGCGGGACCGGGCGTGCCGCACGCGCGCTCGGCGGTCGCGGGATCGACCCGATCGTCGTCGATCTCTCGGTCGGGATGCTCGCCCGTGCGCGGAACGCGGGTCACCCGGTCGTCCGCGCCGACGCGGGCGCGCTTCCGATCGGCGACGGGACCGTCGACGCGGTCGTCGTGACCGACGCGCTCCACCACTTCCCGGCCCCGGAACTCGCGCTCGCGGACTGTGTTCACGTGCTCGCTCACGGTGGCGTCCTCCTCGTCCGGGAGTTCGATCCGACCACGCGACGGGGCCGTCTGCTGGCCGCGACCGAACACCTCGTCGGGATGGACTCACGCTTTTTCGCGTCCGAGGACCTCGCGTCGGTCCTCGAGACGCTCGGTCTCCGGAGCTACGTCGTCCATCCCGGCTTCGGCTACACGGTCGTCGGCGTAAAACCGACCGACGCAGCCTGA
- a CDS encoding GNAT family N-acetyltransferase has translation MESRLLGWPAAGPTLRLDYRRYAYAGKFVMSSTGKAVLVPDGWDGREGRSGRADPTDPTDADASMRTDVFAGVAFDEDRTDPGTVRLRYVTVRDDKRGEGLGPRLCAFVCERTAERGYDRIGIAVNNPYSYEALHRAGFGFTGEETGLAELVLERPTGAPATSDPERYRAGLDAFARRGELTDAERTFIREKRARGPPEPTAVE, from the coding sequence ATGGAGTCCCGGCTGCTCGGCTGGCCCGCCGCGGGCCCGACGCTCCGACTCGACTACCGTCGGTACGCCTACGCCGGGAAGTTCGTCATGTCGAGCACCGGGAAGGCCGTGCTCGTCCCCGACGGGTGGGACGGTCGCGAAGGCCGGTCCGGACGGGCCGATCCGACCGATCCGACCGACGCGGACGCGTCCATGCGGACGGACGTGTTCGCGGGCGTGGCGTTCGACGAGGACCGAACCGACCCCGGAACCGTTCGGCTCCGATACGTCACCGTCCGGGACGACAAACGCGGCGAGGGGCTCGGCCCACGACTCTGTGCGTTCGTCTGTGAGCGCACCGCCGAGCGGGGCTACGACCGCATTGGCATCGCGGTGAACAACCCGTACTCCTACGAGGCGCTCCACCGCGCCGGGTTCGGGTTCACCGGCGAGGAAACGGGGCTGGCCGAACTCGTGCTCGAACGGCCGACGGGCGCGCCCGCCACGTCGGATCCGGAGCGGTACCGGGCGGGCCTGGACGCCTTCGCCCGGCGAGGGGAACTGACCGACGCCGAGCGGACGTTCATCCGGGAGAAGCGGGCGCGCGGACCACCGGAGCCGACCGCGGTCGAGTGA
- a CDS encoding DUF444 family protein has product MGLREDLERFRAVGEERRPDLAEFIREGDLAGGSDTVRIPVKLVDLPKFEYDRRDMGGVGQGEGGTPEPGQPVDVPGDPEDGDDDGDEAGDGPGEHGYYEMDPAEFAEELDETLGLDLEPKGKRIVEELEGDFTELARAGPNSTLDFETLFKRGLKRKLATDFDESFVREACKVEGASARDVFEFCREENVLVSLAWVEEAMTDVADERGAWDSFEQVREAVEREPVTDRIRRDGLREVPFRSEDERYRHPEVVEKKRKNVVVVNIRDVSGSMRQRKRELVERVFTPLDWYLTGKYDEAEFRYVAHDAEAWEVERGEFFGIRSGGGTRISSAYELAAEILEEYPWHEWNRYVFAAGDSENSSNDTVDSVVPLMRELDANLHAYVETQPGGGAVNATHAEEVERELADRDNVAVTRVGGPEDVTDAIYDILSTEEET; this is encoded by the coding sequence ATGGGACTGAGAGAGGATCTCGAGCGGTTCCGCGCGGTCGGCGAGGAGCGCCGGCCGGACCTGGCCGAGTTCATCCGCGAGGGCGACCTGGCGGGCGGCAGCGACACGGTTCGCATCCCGGTGAAGCTGGTCGATCTCCCGAAGTTCGAGTACGACCGGCGCGACATGGGCGGCGTCGGCCAGGGCGAGGGCGGCACGCCAGAGCCCGGGCAGCCCGTCGACGTCCCCGGCGACCCCGAGGACGGCGACGACGACGGCGACGAGGCCGGCGACGGGCCGGGCGAACACGGCTACTACGAGATGGACCCGGCCGAGTTCGCGGAGGAACTCGACGAGACGCTGGGGCTGGATCTCGAACCCAAGGGCAAGCGCATCGTCGAGGAACTGGAGGGCGACTTCACCGAACTCGCCCGCGCCGGCCCGAACTCCACGCTCGACTTCGAGACGCTGTTCAAGCGCGGGCTGAAGCGGAAGCTCGCGACCGACTTCGACGAGTCGTTCGTCCGGGAGGCCTGCAAGGTCGAGGGTGCCAGCGCGCGGGACGTGTTCGAGTTCTGCCGCGAGGAGAACGTCCTCGTCTCGCTCGCCTGGGTCGAGGAGGCGATGACCGACGTCGCCGACGAGCGGGGCGCGTGGGACTCCTTCGAACAGGTCCGCGAGGCGGTCGAGCGCGAACCCGTCACCGACCGAATCCGGCGGGACGGGCTCCGTGAGGTGCCATTCCGCAGCGAGGACGAGCGCTACCGCCACCCCGAGGTCGTCGAAAAGAAGCGGAAGAACGTCGTCGTCGTCAACATCCGCGACGTCTCCGGGTCGATGCGCCAGCGCAAGCGCGAACTCGTCGAGCGGGTGTTCACGCCGCTCGACTGGTATCTCACCGGGAAGTACGACGAGGCGGAGTTCCGCTACGTCGCCCACGACGCGGAGGCCTGGGAGGTCGAGCGGGGCGAGTTCTTCGGCATCCGCTCGGGCGGCGGGACGCGCATCTCCAGCGCGTACGAACTCGCCGCGGAGATCCTCGAGGAGTACCCGTGGCACGAGTGGAACCGATACGTGTTCGCCGCGGGTGACTCGGAGAACTCCAGCAACGACACCGTCGACAGCGTCGTCCCGCTGATGCGCGAACTCGACGCGAACCTCCACGCCTACGTGGAGACACAGCCCGGCGGCGGTGCCGTGAACGCGACCCACGCCGAGGAGGTCGAGCGCGAACTCGCCGACCGGGACAACGTCGCCGTCACCCGCGTCGGCGGCCCCGAGGACGTGACCGACGCCATCTACGACATCCTCAGCACGGAGGAGGAGACGTGA
- a CDS encoding MFS transporter, with protein MLAHGMVHTYELSIPIFIPVWLDAFDVISLGPVELAVTSATLGVLVTVGYGLFGLGALPGGILVDRVGSRRLIVACLAGMAGSFLLLGLAPGLVAITLAMVVWGVSASVYHPAGLALISKGVEERGSGFAYHGIAGNLGIGLGPLLTAVMLLVFDWRAVAMVLAVPALLAAAYATTASFDENAAVEPAADGGDSKASSGVDSLAEFRAESAKLFTGSFALVFLVVMCSGLYYRGILTFMPDLLQGLPTFEPIPVSAVVPGGLLETLGIEQVGSTRVRPGDYFYSGLLMVGVLGQFVGGKLTDRIPVEHGIAGGFGLLAVLAVLFLPAANAGVIPLLALGFVLGAALFVVQPFYQATVAEYTPAGTRGLSYGYTYLGVFGVGALGGTVAGVVLEYANPPTLFAVLACFALVACAVGIWLSRGR; from the coding sequence ATGCTGGCCCACGGGATGGTCCACACCTACGAGCTCTCCATCCCCATCTTCATCCCGGTCTGGCTCGACGCGTTCGACGTCATCAGCCTCGGCCCCGTCGAACTCGCGGTCACCTCCGCGACGCTCGGCGTGCTCGTCACCGTCGGCTACGGCCTGTTCGGGCTCGGCGCGCTCCCCGGCGGCATCCTCGTGGACCGCGTCGGCTCGCGTCGGCTCATCGTCGCCTGTCTCGCGGGCATGGCCGGCTCGTTCCTCCTGCTCGGGCTCGCCCCCGGGCTCGTCGCCATCACGCTGGCGATGGTCGTCTGGGGCGTCTCGGCCTCCGTCTACCACCCGGCGGGGCTCGCGCTCATCTCCAAGGGCGTCGAGGAGCGCGGCTCCGGGTTCGCCTACCACGGCATCGCGGGGAACCTCGGCATCGGGCTCGGCCCGCTGCTGACCGCCGTCATGCTGCTGGTGTTCGACTGGCGAGCCGTCGCGATGGTGCTGGCCGTGCCCGCGCTGCTCGCGGCGGCGTACGCGACGACGGCCAGCTTCGACGAGAACGCCGCGGTCGAACCCGCCGCCGACGGCGGCGATTCGAAGGCGTCCTCGGGAGTCGACTCGCTCGCCGAGTTCCGCGCCGAGAGCGCGAAGCTGTTCACCGGCTCGTTCGCGCTCGTCTTCCTCGTCGTCATGTGTTCCGGACTCTACTACCGGGGCATCCTCACGTTCATGCCCGACCTCCTCCAGGGGCTCCCGACGTTCGAGCCGATCCCCGTTTCTGCGGTCGTTCCCGGCGGCCTGCTGGAGACGCTGGGCATCGAGCAGGTCGGGTCGACCCGGGTTCGCCCGGGCGACTACTTCTACTCCGGCCTGCTGATGGTCGGCGTGCTCGGCCAGTTCGTCGGCGGAAAGCTCACCGACCGCATCCCGGTCGAGCACGGCATCGCGGGCGGCTTCGGGCTGCTCGCCGTCCTCGCGGTGCTGTTCCTCCCCGCGGCCAACGCCGGCGTGATCCCGCTGCTCGCGCTCGGGTTCGTGCTCGGCGCGGCGCTATTCGTCGTTCAGCCGTTCTACCAGGCGACCGTCGCGGAGTACACCCCGGCCGGGACGCGCGGCCTCTCGTACGGCTACACCTACCTCGGCGTGTTCGGCGTCGGCGCGCTGGGCGGCACCGTCGCCGGCGTCGTCCTCGAGTACGCGAACCCGCCGACGCTGTTCGCGGTGCTCGCCTGCTTCGCGCTGGTCGCCTGCGCGGTCGGCATCTGGCTCTCACGCGGTCGGTGA
- a CDS encoding SpoVR family protein, with protein sequence MTTNQNRHARREAARLTEPTERARELAERLGLRPYPVNYWVVDYDEMNELIAYDGFQTRYPHWRWGMKYDRQRKQDAFGMGKAFEIVNNDNPCHAFLQESNGLADQKAVITHVEAHADFFRNNEWFARFAGDREEPAAAAMLERHASTIAGFMADPEIDRGEVERFIDAVLCLEDTIDQHRALAEERGGEFEEDVADIEERLDRLGLSPEVRDQVFDEEWVSARESEESPSVPRPDVLAFLREHGERYDEDEGKAEEREPWMDETLELLRREAYYFAPQKLTKVMNEGWAAYWESLMMAEEGFATTDEFLTYADHQSRVLGSKGLNPYKLGKELWEYIENTTNRREVVDKLLRVDGITWRSFHDVVDFEAVEELLAPDEMVDEIRSDTLDRLDPEDPRVDADGLTAARDGEVDVDRYPWYVLTSDGLAERHFSLAKPANRGFLSRVGRSELERLARYMFDDSKYASVEEALAEVDYGLGWDRMREVRESHNDVTFIDEFLTSEFVTEGNYFTYEYSRAAGGYRVSSTDPEDVKRKLLLRFTNFGKPSVAVFDGNYANRGELLLGHRYNGVALDVEQAERTLERAFELWGRPVNLATIVTEYDEHELEVASRRGYEPAGEEVGTLIRYDGAEIEHHDLDPDLEERIGAEGVDYDTKPEEWLA encoded by the coding sequence ATGACAACGAACCAGAACCGACACGCCCGCCGCGAGGCGGCGCGGCTGACCGAACCGACCGAGAGGGCCCGGGAGCTGGCCGAACGGCTCGGCCTGCGGCCGTACCCGGTGAACTACTGGGTCGTCGACTACGACGAGATGAACGAGCTCATCGCGTACGACGGCTTCCAGACGCGCTACCCGCACTGGCGCTGGGGGATGAAGTACGACCGCCAGCGCAAGCAGGACGCGTTCGGCATGGGGAAGGCGTTCGAGATCGTCAACAACGACAACCCCTGCCACGCGTTCCTCCAGGAGTCGAACGGCCTCGCCGACCAGAAGGCGGTCATCACACACGTCGAGGCCCACGCGGACTTCTTCCGGAACAACGAGTGGTTCGCCCGGTTCGCGGGCGACCGCGAGGAGCCCGCGGCCGCGGCGATGCTGGAGCGACACGCCAGCACCATCGCCGGGTTCATGGCGGACCCGGAGATCGACCGCGGCGAGGTCGAGCGGTTCATCGACGCCGTGCTCTGTCTGGAGGACACCATCGACCAGCACCGGGCGCTCGCCGAGGAGCGCGGCGGCGAGTTCGAGGAGGACGTCGCCGACATCGAGGAGCGGCTCGACCGGCTCGGGCTCTCGCCGGAGGTCCGCGACCAGGTGTTCGACGAGGAGTGGGTGTCGGCCCGCGAGAGCGAGGAGAGCCCGAGCGTGCCGCGCCCGGACGTGCTCGCGTTCCTCCGCGAGCACGGCGAGCGGTACGACGAGGACGAGGGCAAGGCCGAGGAGCGCGAGCCCTGGATGGACGAGACGCTGGAACTGCTCCGACGCGAGGCGTACTACTTCGCGCCACAGAAGCTGACGAAGGTGATGAACGAGGGCTGGGCGGCCTACTGGGAGTCGCTGATGATGGCCGAGGAGGGGTTCGCCACGACCGACGAGTTCCTCACCTACGCCGACCACCAGTCGCGCGTCCTCGGCTCGAAGGGGCTGAACCCGTACAAGCTGGGCAAGGAGCTCTGGGAGTACATCGAGAACACCACGAACCGCCGCGAGGTGGTGGACAAACTGCTTCGCGTGGACGGCATCACCTGGCGGAGCTTCCACGACGTGGTCGACTTCGAGGCGGTCGAGGAACTGCTCGCGCCCGACGAGATGGTCGACGAGATCCGGTCCGACACGCTGGACCGGCTCGACCCCGAGGATCCGCGGGTGGACGCGGACGGGCTCACGGCGGCGCGCGACGGGGAGGTTGACGTCGACCGCTATCCCTGGTACGTGCTCACCTCCGACGGCCTCGCGGAGCGACACTTCTCGCTTGCCAAGCCGGCCAATCGGGGGTTCCTCTCGCGCGTCGGACGCTCGGAACTCGAACGGCTCGCCCGGTACATGTTCGACGACTCGAAGTACGCGAGCGTCGAGGAGGCGCTCGCCGAGGTCGACTACGGCCTCGGCTGGGACCGGATGCGTGAGGTCCGGGAGAGCCACAACGACGTGACGTTCATCGACGAGTTCCTCACCTCGGAGTTCGTCACCGAGGGCAACTACTTCACCTACGAGTACTCGCGGGCGGCGGGCGGCTATCGCGTCTCCAGCACCGACCCCGAGGACGTGAAGAGGAAGCTCCTGCTCCGGTTCACGAACTTCGGCAAGCCCAGCGTCGCCGTCTTCGACGGCAACTACGCCAACCGCGGCGAACTGCTGCTCGGGCACCGGTACAACGGCGTCGCGCTCGACGTCGAGCAGGCCGAGCGGACGCTCGAACGCGCGTTCGAGCTCTGGGGCCGCCCGGTGAACCTCGCCACCATCGTCACCGAGTACGACGAGCACGAACTCGAGGTGGCGAGCCGCCGCGGCTACGAGCCGGCCGGCGAGGAGGTCGGCACGCTCATCAGGTACGACGGTGCCGAGATCGAGCACCACGACCTCGACCCGGACCTGGAGGAGCGTATCGGCGCGGAGGGCGTCGATTACGACACGAAGCCCGAGGAGTGGCTCGCGTAG
- a CDS encoding SPW repeat protein, with amino-acid sequence MSERTGDTEMDDERTGETDRTTTGSTTADDRGRWISAIIALLGVWMIVEAVLLDLVAGQFWNDVVVGLLLLAAGGYNYYRRADAQMANVAAASLAAVLGLWLVASPFVFGDAGAATGFAFWNDVVVGLFAFILGAYSAYRGRDRRRTARRTTG; translated from the coding sequence ATGAGTGAACGAACCGGAGACACGGAGATGGACGACGAGCGGACGGGAGAGACCGACCGCACGACCACAGGGAGCACGACGGCGGACGATCGCGGCAGGTGGATCTCGGCGATCATCGCGCTGCTGGGCGTCTGGATGATCGTCGAGGCGGTCCTGCTCGACCTCGTCGCGGGACAGTTCTGGAACGACGTCGTCGTCGGCCTGCTGTTGCTCGCTGCCGGCGGGTACAACTACTACAGACGGGCCGACGCGCAGATGGCCAACGTAGCCGCAGCGAGCCTCGCGGCCGTGCTCGGTCTGTGGCTCGTCGCGTCGCCGTTCGTGTTCGGCGACGCCGGAGCCGCGACCGGCTTCGCGTTCTGGAACGACGTCGTCGTCGGCCTGTTCGCGTTCATCCTGGGTGCCTACAGCGCCTACAGGGGACGTGACCGGCGACGGACCGCTCGACGGACGACGGGGTAG
- a CDS encoding glycosyltransferase — MSEKITVRRQTRGTDPLAVSIVIPTYNESETIGSVVKGAIAALSGYSFEVLVVDDSSPDQTAQTVRREFENDFRITVVERSSKQGRASAVVEGIERSEADIVAVLDGDGQHPPDVLPELFTNVNSGTCSVAVASRYRAGSAVQCSLPREAISRASTRLAKMSCEQLRPLSDPLSGLFVADKSCLFDIEISGYGLKILPEVLAQVGSDAVIEVPYRFDRRAAGRSTVSLRTGVAFLHHILRVGRGNFGTVE, encoded by the coding sequence ATGTCCGAAAAAATAACCGTAAGGCGGCAAACTCGAGGGACTGATCCACTCGCGGTCTCGATAGTTATTCCGACGTACAATGAGTCCGAGACCATCGGCTCCGTCGTCAAGGGGGCTATCGCTGCTCTCTCGGGGTATTCGTTCGAGGTCCTTGTTGTCGATGACAGTAGCCCCGACCAGACGGCACAGACAGTCAGACGTGAGTTCGAGAACGACTTTCGTATCACCGTTGTCGAACGCAGTAGTAAGCAGGGCCGTGCGAGCGCGGTGGTAGAGGGGATCGAGCGCTCCGAAGCCGACATCGTTGCTGTACTCGACGGTGACGGCCAGCACCCGCCGGACGTTCTCCCCGAGCTATTCACGAATGTTAATTCTGGCACATGTTCCGTCGCAGTTGCATCACGGTACCGGGCCGGTTCGGCAGTTCAGTGTTCACTCCCCCGGGAGGCGATCAGTCGGGCCAGTACTCGACTGGCGAAGATGAGTTGCGAGCAACTCAGGCCGCTTTCGGATCCACTCAGCGGACTGTTCGTTGCCGATAAATCCTGTCTGTTCGACATAGAGATTTCCGGATACGGACTGAAAATCCTCCCGGAAGTACTCGCACAGGTGGGTAGCGATGCGGTAATCGAGGTCCCCTACCGCTTCGATAGGCGAGCCGCCGGCCGAAGCACCGTGTCACTCCGGACCGGCGTCGCGTTTCTCCATCACATACTCCGGGTCGGCCGCGGAAATTTCGGGACAGTAGAGTGA
- a CDS encoding PrkA family serine protein kinase — MTDYIDRADRALAGAYEPPMSIAEYVEQVFERPETAAGSAAYLLGAIESLGTRTVVEEGETRERFRFFDDPHNDGEHAVLGNTAVLNAFVDDLRTLAAGRGKDEKIHWFDGPTATGKSELKRCLVNGLREYSKTDEGRRYTVEWNIADGTDAGSLGYGPAQDHEDDWYESPVRSHPLSVFPDDVRRDLLAELNERADPEFPIRVDAGMDPFSREAYDYLEEEYRRAGRSDLFSAVTDDRHLRVKNYVVDVGDGIGVLHAEDDGSPKERLVGSWMPGMLRELDSRGRKDPRAFSYDGVLSQGNGLLTVVEDASQHADLLRKLLNVPDEKRVKLDKGIGMDLDTQLVVISNPDLDAELDQFSDRNGRDPLKALKRRLDRHEFRYLTSISLETELVHRELTDETEVWETVAAETTGSEAARGPRAVGGPGPGAEYDGGADAARADVERADVDDLDAVREAVDERVRAPLFMTVRDERGRTTERELAPHAVEGAATYSVLTRLDGESLPADLSLVDKALLYENGFLREGDERVDADEFDLDGEDGVHGIPVTYTRDVIADLLHERSERAHPELDVESVLMPEDVLDAMAEGLDDAPVFSRAEAAEYENRLAEVKEYVFDRQEQDVLDAVLADKGVPEDTVAEYVEHVFAWDAGEQVRTDRGEVDPDPLLMQVFETEHLGRFEEADYDGTDPTSPVARFRSEKVITALNRYAWEHRDEDFAVSDVDLSEIPVIREVIDTHSWDDVKRIYPDFDPTRWDDPPADTETERVKERTVDHLRERGYTAASAELTGRAVLKEVSARWD; from the coding sequence ATGACCGACTACATCGACCGCGCCGACCGCGCGCTCGCCGGTGCCTACGAGCCGCCGATGAGCATCGCGGAGTACGTCGAGCAGGTGTTCGAGCGGCCGGAGACGGCCGCCGGTTCCGCCGCGTACCTGCTCGGCGCCATCGAGTCGCTCGGCACCCGCACGGTCGTCGAGGAGGGGGAGACGCGCGAGCGCTTCCGCTTCTTCGACGACCCGCACAACGACGGCGAGCACGCCGTGCTCGGGAACACGGCCGTCCTGAACGCGTTCGTCGACGACCTCAGAACCCTGGCTGCGGGCCGCGGTAAGGACGAGAAGATCCACTGGTTCGACGGGCCGACCGCGACCGGCAAGTCCGAACTGAAGCGCTGTCTCGTCAACGGCCTGCGCGAGTACTCGAAGACCGACGAGGGCCGACGTTACACCGTCGAGTGGAACATCGCCGACGGGACCGACGCCGGAAGCCTCGGGTACGGTCCCGCACAGGACCACGAGGACGACTGGTACGAGAGCCCCGTCCGGAGCCACCCGCTCTCGGTGTTCCCCGACGACGTGCGACGTGACCTGCTCGCGGAACTGAACGAGCGAGCCGACCCGGAGTTCCCGATCCGCGTCGACGCCGGCATGGACCCGTTCAGCCGCGAGGCGTACGACTACCTCGAGGAGGAGTACCGCCGTGCTGGACGGAGCGACCTGTTCTCGGCGGTCACCGACGACCGCCACCTCCGGGTGAAAAACTACGTCGTCGACGTCGGCGACGGCATCGGCGTCCTCCACGCGGAGGACGACGGTAGCCCGAAGGAGCGGCTCGTCGGCTCGTGGATGCCGGGGATGCTCCGCGAACTCGACAGTCGCGGCCGGAAGGACCCGCGGGCGTTCAGCTACGACGGCGTGCTCTCGCAGGGCAACGGCCTCCTCACGGTCGTCGAGGACGCCAGCCAGCACGCCGATCTGCTCCGGAAACTGCTGAACGTCCCCGACGAGAAGCGGGTCAAACTGGACAAGGGGATCGGGATGGATCTGGACACCCAGCTCGTCGTCATCTCGAACCCCGACCTCGACGCCGAACTCGACCAGTTCTCCGACCGGAACGGCCGCGACCCGCTGAAGGCGCTCAAGCGCAGGCTCGACCGCCACGAGTTCCGCTATCTCACCAGCATCTCGCTGGAGACCGAACTGGTCCACCGGGAACTCACCGACGAGACCGAGGTGTGGGAGACGGTCGCCGCCGAGACGACGGGATCGGAGGCCGCCCGCGGACCTCGTGCCGTCGGCGGCCCCGGCCCCGGCGCCGAGTACGACGGCGGGGCCGACGCGGCGCGAGCCGACGTGGAGCGTGCCGACGTGGACGACCTGGACGCCGTCCGCGAGGCGGTCGACGAGCGCGTCCGCGCGCCGCTGTTCATGACCGTGCGCGACGAACGGGGGCGGACGACCGAGCGTGAACTTGCGCCCCACGCCGTCGAGGGCGCGGCGACCTACAGCGTCCTCACGCGGCTGGACGGCGAATCGCTGCCGGCCGACCTCTCGCTGGTCGACAAGGCGCTGCTGTACGAGAACGGGTTCCTGCGGGAGGGCGACGAGCGCGTCGACGCCGACGAGTTCGACCTGGACGGCGAGGACGGCGTCCACGGCATCCCCGTGACCTACACCCGGGACGTCATCGCGGACCTGCTCCACGAGCGGTCCGAGCGTGCCCACCCCGAACTCGACGTGGAGTCGGTGCTGATGCCCGAGGACGTGCTCGACGCGATGGCCGAGGGGCTCGACGACGCGCCGGTGTTCTCCCGCGCGGAGGCCGCCGAGTACGAGAACCGGCTCGCCGAGGTGAAAGAGTACGTGTTCGACAGACAGGAGCAGGACGTGCTCGACGCGGTGCTCGCGGACAAGGGCGTCCCCGAGGACACCGTCGCGGAGTACGTCGAGCACGTGTTCGCCTGGGACGCCGGCGAGCAGGTGCGGACCGACCGCGGCGAGGTCGACCCCGATCCGCTCCTCATGCAGGTGTTCGAGACCGAACACCTCGGGCGGTTCGAGGAGGCAGACTACGACGGCACCGACCCGACCTCGCCGGTCGCCCGCTTCAGGTCCGAGAAGGTCATCACCGCGCTGAACCGCTACGCGTGGGAGCACCGCGACGAGGACTTCGCCGTCTCGGACGTCGACCTCTCGGAGATCCCGGTCATCCGCGAGGTGATCGACACCCACTCGTGGGACGACGTGAAGCGCATCTACCCCGACTTCGACCCGACGCGGTGGGACGACCCGCCCGCCGACACCGAGACCGAACGGGTGAAGGAGCGAACCGTCGATCACCTCCGCGAACGCGGCTACACCGCCGCATCCGCGGAGCTGACCGGCCGGGCCGTCCTCAAGGAGGTGAGCGCACGATGGGACTGA